From a region of the Daphnia pulicaria isolate SC F1-1A chromosome 1, SC_F0-13Bv2, whole genome shotgun sequence genome:
- the LOC124348928 gene encoding uncharacterized protein LOC124348928: MTGSGDSSIRFPDGSSHPIFSRGPCNQTQWVTVDPISLQGGCTLRLCEEERVFVGRTGLCHDVNDPFECQGGRRLYYTAYGDPICDCPIGQYPFPDSTKDDCVSLFSRGPCPNHQVFVITENGRLSCEPLECLSINGGDDGRFQQLVPDEKGTCFALGSRGPCLSTQLLGYDIFKRQLQCVVDPFSPESSASQQNELVEAAEFRQLFSQDYISERIEWIEYLITLSLMQRNKLMEPVERQDNAGILQLPSSLPDSLLQPC; encoded by the exons ATGACGGGAAGTGGTGACAGTTCCATTCGATTTCCTGACGGAAGTAGCCATCCTATTTTCAGCAGAGGACCTTGTAATCAAACTCAGTGGGTTACAGTCGACCCCATTTCATTACAG GGTGGATGCACTCTGCGTCTCTGTGAGGAAGAAAGAGTTTTCGTTGGCCGGACTGGTCTCTGTCATGACGTCAACGATCCATTTGAATGTCAAGGAGGTCGCCGCCTTTATTACACGGCCTATGGAGATCCGATTTGCGATTGTCCAATCGGACAATATCCGTTTCCTGACAGCACCAAAGACGATTGCGTTTCATTATTCTCTCGAG GTCCCTGCCCAAATCACCAAGTTTTTGTTATAACTGAGAATGGTCGACTGAGTTGCGAACCCCTCGAATGTCTGTCGATTAATGGAGGAGATGACGGACGATTCCAGCAATTAGTTCCGGATGAAAAAGGAACTTGTTTCGCTTTGGGTTCTCGCGGACCTTGTCTATCCACTCAACTGTTAGGTTACGACATATTCAAACGGCAATTGCAGTGCGTAGTCGATCCCTTCTCTCCCGAATCTTCAGCATCTCAACAAAACGAACTGGTCGAAGCTGCAGAATTCAGGCAATTGTTTTCACAGGATTACATCAGTGAGAGAATTGAGTGGATTGAATATTTAATCACCCTCAGTTTAATGCAAAGAAACAAGTTAATGGAACCAGTCGAGAGGCAAGACAATGCTGGAATTCTTCAATTGCCCAGTTCTTTACCTGATTCACTCCTTCAACCGTGTTGA
- the LOC124344569 gene encoding poly [ADP-ribose] polymerase tankyrase-2-like — MDVCSLLGCEGKPNNKAKLFFIPCAADNPTNSCREIPEVILFQSLLNENADSAIKETNGTCKLVQMPRGIDHESKISQVETHRQQKISISNSTFGIFLVFKTVGEMGHFWWSLETYQNHVVMQRSRDKDEVKNKLKGETRQGTELIAEKLEGKGCMRQLLALLWIHMTIDLKHQLYLSRCESVIPLVIQKITKISYEYETDFTYSALSAEERNPDLSDIINFFLNVSNWHPLVVATYLGDVELLDRVQQDGQYNINDIYSSFTLLNLAILFAKTEMAQHLVGQLKADPTRRDEKGRNALHMAAKFNRERKIIELLLNKIPIDQCDATGTTALHHAIMTSNTEIVQCLLDNGADPKKQDQIGRWPLHVAAFYATDTKIIDVLVQKKETLQKEERVDVNDCDKFGVTALHNAAMASNSKMARHLLAKGANINCRDKNGLTPLHVAVTFAKDMELIDLFLNNEKVDLHCCDKLGQNVIAYAQKNTYGLREKIIDCLKEIDGGVIEEYNLLKLAKSEMHIPIWKSLINNLNGYFSNNTFTFQTSHPSELFYVPYADLKPGKGSEISESVLIWYIADKASRKHRNFADSEMPGSIKLLSDIDHDSQITEIQIYNGRKSNSVKHLTRAFSFVFKTTSKKDGEHWWSLERNVNYVVLQRSRDTDAVKNKCGGKNRKEVEPDVKILIENGSIKNIFHQNPMLDLKHFLTNMYKWHPLFLAIYFGNARLFERTKEMAKLDKEFTLLNSERTFSNRKEIVFQEKQKADPTTRDVSERNALQTAAIHAYNAEVLDLLLKHENVKMDGFERSALHFAAISPNVDVAKHLINTGEKPNSLDSNGLTPLHLAAYHSDDTEMIDLLLEAQKQSQGDERIDNLNKHDGITALHSAAIASNEITAKHLIEKGADPNRKDKFGRTPLHLAAFFAKNTKIIDVFLNNKQVDVNSLDYSGQNALNYAQRNQYGQTQKILSRMKGSMNRGNNTTALNLAIQYSTEMVKFLFISVLPYSLVF; from the coding sequence atggaCGTTTGTTCGCTACTTGGATGTGAGGGTAAGCCTAATAATAAAGCAAAGTTATTCTTTATACCTTGTGCTGCCGACAATCCGACCAACAGCTGTCGCGAAATACCCGAAGTGATCCTATTTCAATCTTTACTCAACGAAAATGCTGATTCAGCCATTAAAGAAACAAATGGGACGTGTAAATTGGTGCAAATGCCGAGAGGAATCGACCACGAATCCAAGATCAGTCAAGTGGAAACTCACCGTCAacagaaaatttcaatttctaattcaacTTTTGGCATTTTTTTGGTCTTCAAAACAGTTGGCGAAATGGGCCATTTCTGGTGGTCACTAGAAACATACCAGAATCACGTCGTCATGCAACGATCCCGCGACAAAGATGAAGTCAAGAATAAATTGAAAGGGGAAACGCGCCAAGGAACTGAACTCATTGCCGAAAAATTGGAAGGCAAAGGTTGTATGAGACAACTGTTAGCATTATTGTGGATTCACATGACCATTGATTTAAAACACCAACTTTACTTGTCACGTTGCGAGTCAGTCATCCCGTTGGTCATTcaaaaaatcacgaaaatcAGTTACGAATACGAGACAGATTTCACCTATTCTGCTCTGTCCGCTGAAGAGAGAAACCCAGATTTGTCAGACattatcaatttctttttaaatgtttccaaTTGGCATCCGCTTGTCGTTGCAACTTATTTGGGAGACGTCGAATTACTCGACAGAGTCCAGCAAGACGGGCAGTACAACATCAACGACATTTACAGCAGTTTCACTCTGCTCAACCTGGCCATTCTCTTTGCTAAAACTGAAATGGCTCAACATCTTGTGGGGCAACTGAAAGCTGATCCCACTAGACGCGACGAAAAAGGAAGGAACGCACTTCACATGGCGGCCAAGTTCAACagagaaaggaaaataatagaattattattaaacaaaattcccATTGACCAATGCGACGCAACAGGAACGACCGCCCTCCACCACGCAATCATGACATCCAACACCGAAATCGTTCAGTGTTTGTTGGATAACGGCGCAGATCCCAAAAAACAGGACCAGATTGGCCGTTGGCCACTTCATGTGGCAGCATTCTACGCAACGGACACGAAGATCATCGATGTTTTAGTGCAGAAGAAGGAAACACTTCAGAAAGAGGAAAGAGTTGatgttaacgattgcgacaaaTTTGGCGTTACCGCCCTTCATAATGCCGCTATGGCATCAAATAGCAAAATGGCTCGTCATCTATTGGCAAAGGGCGCAAATATAAACTGCCGTGACAAAAACGGTCTTACTCCACTTCACGTGGCTGTAACATTTGCAAAGGACATGGAGCTGATCGATTTGTTTCTAAACAACGAAAAGGTTGATCTACACTGCTGTGATAAGCTTGGACAAAACGTTATCGCCTACGCACAGAAAAACACTTACGGATTAcgagaaaaaattattgattgcTTGAAAGAAATCGACGGCGGTGTAATCGAAGAATATAATCTACTGAAACTGGCCAAGTCTGAAATGCACATCCCCATCTGGAAAAGTCTCATTAACAATTTAAATGGTTACTTTAGTAATAATACTTTCACTTTTCAGACTTCCCATCCGTCGGAGCTATTCTACGTCCCTTATGCTGACCTCAAACCAGGAAAAGGCAGCGAAATATCTGAATCTGTGTTGATTTGGTACATTGCCGACAAAGCAAGTAGGAAACATCGCAACTTTGCTGATTCCGAAATGCCTGGAAGCATAAAACTTTTAAGCGACATCGATCACGATTCCCAAATAACAGAAATCCAAATTTATaatggaagaaaaagcaaTTCAGTGAAGCATTTGACAAgagctttttctttcgtttttaaaaCGACTAGCAAAAAGGACGGAGAACACTGGTGGTCCTTGGAGAGGAACGTGAATTACGTTGTCCTGCAACGATCTCGTGACACAGACGCAGTCAAAAACAAGTGCGGaggcaaaaatcgaaaagaaGTTGAACCCGATGTTAAAATCTTGATAGAAAACGGGTCGATTAAGAACATTTTCCATCAAAACCCTATGTTggatttaaaacatttccttACAAACATGTATAAATGGCATCCGCTATTCCTTGCAATTTATTTCGGAAATGCCAGGTTATTTGAGCGAACCAAGGAAATGGCAAAATTAGACAAGGAATTCACTCTGTTAAACTCGGAGAGAACCTTTTCTAATCGAAAGGAAAtagtttttcaagaaaaacaaaaggccgACCCTACAACTCGCGATGTATCAGAAAGGAATGCACTTCAAACAGCCGCCATACACGCATATAACGCGGAGGTATTAGATTTACTTCTAAAACACGAAAACGTGAAAATGGACGGATTTGAAAGATCTGCACTTCATTTCGCCGCTATTTCACCAAATGTCGATGtcgcaaaacatttgatcaaCACGGGAGAAAAACCCAACTCGTTGGACAGCAATGGCCTCACTCCACTTCATTTGGCAGCATATCATTCAGACGACACGGAGATGATCGATTTACTTTTGGAAGCTCAAAAACAAAGTCAAGGCGACGAAAGAATTGACAATTTGAATAAACACGACGGAATAACTGCTCTACATAGTGCCGCCATCGCATCCAATGAGATCACAGCAAAACATTTGATCGAAAAGGGAGCAGACCCCAACCGAAAAGACAAATTTGGTCGCACGCCACTTCATCTGGCAGCGTTCTTTgctaaaaataccaaaatcaTCGATGTCTTCCTAAACAACAAGCAAGTCGACGTCAATTCCTTGGATTATTCTGGACAAAATGCGCTCAATTACGCCCAACGTAACCAGTATGGACAAACTCAGAAAATATTAAGTCGTATGAAGGGCAGCATGAACAGAGGCAACAATACTACTGCACTTAACCTTGCCATTCAATATTCCACAGAAAtggtaaaatttcttttcatttctgtgTTGCCATActctcttgttttttaa
- the LOC124349751 gene encoding putative peptidyl-tRNA hydrolase PTRHD1 isoform X1: MAGLVQYVIIRGDLKSVLQWPLGALMAQACHASTAVTHLFYHDPNTQAYLADLDNMHKVVLEIADEPAIRALAEKLVEKKVDHKLWTEQPENIPTCLVTKPYPKAEVQSLFRHLKLCKG, translated from the exons ATGGCTGGGCTCGTTCAATATGTCATTATCCGGGGTGATTTGAAATCG GTACTTCAATGGCCACTCGGGGCTTTAATGGCTCAAGCTTGCCACGCTTCTACAGCTGTCACTCACCTTTTTTACCATGATCCAAATACTCAGGCGTATTTGGCCGACTTGGATAACATGCATAAAGTTGTCTTAGAG ATTGCTGATGAACCAGCCATTAGAGCACTAGCAGAAAAGCTCGTTGAAAAGAAAGTCGATCACAAGTTATGGACTGAGCAACCAGAAAACATACCAACTTGCCTTGTTACCAAACCATATCCTAAAGCAGAAGTCCAGTCTCTTTTTAGACATTTAAAGTTATGTAAAGggtaa
- the LOC124349751 gene encoding putative peptidyl-tRNA hydrolase PTRHD1 isoform X2, with translation MSLSGVLQWPLGALMAQACHASTAVTHLFYHDPNTQAYLADLDNMHKVVLEIADEPAIRALAEKLVEKKVDHKLWTEQPENIPTCLVTKPYPKAEVQSLFRHLKLCKG, from the exons ATGTCATTATCCGGG GTACTTCAATGGCCACTCGGGGCTTTAATGGCTCAAGCTTGCCACGCTTCTACAGCTGTCACTCACCTTTTTTACCATGATCCAAATACTCAGGCGTATTTGGCCGACTTGGATAACATGCATAAAGTTGTCTTAGAG ATTGCTGATGAACCAGCCATTAGAGCACTAGCAGAAAAGCTCGTTGAAAAGAAAGTCGATCACAAGTTATGGACTGAGCAACCAGAAAACATACCAACTTGCCTTGTTACCAAACCATATCCTAAAGCAGAAGTCCAGTCTCTTTTTAGACATTTAAAGTTATGTAAAGggtaa
- the LOC124347550 gene encoding homogentisate 1,2-dioxygenase-like, protein MWEDLKYLTGFGNEFATEDPRCPASLPAGQNNPQVCPYGLYAEQLSGSAFTAPRETNRRTWFYRIRPAVVHRPFQRIDSSHLTVDFSAHPPNPNQMRWKPFDIPTDGQVDFVQGLRTVCGAGQPATRSGLAVHIYTCNVGMENKSMQNSDGDFLIVPQQGTLRIKTEFGRLVVAPNEICVIQQGMRFSVDVEGPTRGYILEVYDTHFILPNLGPIGANGLANPRDFKTPSAWFEDLDVEHTVVNKYGGHLFQAVQDHSPYDVVAWHGNYAPYKYDLADFMVINSVAYDHCDPSIFTVLTCPSVRPGVAIADFVIFPPRWAVTERTFRPPYYHRNCMSEFMGLIQGKYEAKEEGFQPGGATLHSIMTPHGPDAACFEGASKAELKPARVADGTQSFMFESSLMLAVTEWAEETCSKLDKAYYECWQPLKKHFRIAEP, encoded by the exons ATGTGGGAAGACCTAAAG TATCTGACGGGGTTCGGCAACGAGTTCGCCACTGAAGATCCCAGATGCCCAGCCTCGTTACCTGCTGGTCAAAATAATCCCCAAGTTTGCCCTTACGGCCTCTATGCTGAGCAGCTGTCCGGCTCAGCTTTCACTG CCCCGAGGGAAACGAATCGTCGGACGTGGTTCTATCGCATCCGCCCGGCTGTTGTGCACCGACCGTTTCAACGCATCGATTCCTCCCATTTGACTGTCGATTTCTCGGCCCATCCGCCCAATCCCAATCAG ATGCGATGGAAGCCGTTCGACATTCCAACTGATGGCCAAGTGGATTTCGTTCAAGGTTTGCGGACAGTGTGCGGAGCTGGCCAACCTGCCACTCGCAGTGGCTTGGCCGTCCACATTTACACCTGTAACGTTGGCATGGAAAACAAATCGATGCAAAACTCTGACGGAGATTTTCTGattg TTCCGCAGCAAGGGACGTTGAGAATCAAAACGGAATTCGGCCGTTTGGTGGTTGCCCCGAATGAAATTTGCGTCATCCAACAAGGAATGCGCTTTAGCGTCGACGTCGAAGGACCCACGCGAGGTTACATCCTTGAAGTCTACGACACTCATTTCATTTTGCCTAATTTGGGTCCTATCG GTGCAAACGGGTTGGCCAATCCCAGGGATTTTAAGACGCCTAGCGCCTGGTTCGAAGATCTGGATGTCGAGCACACTGTGGTCAACAAATACGGCGGTCATCTCTTCCAGGCTGTTCAGGATCACAGTCCCTACGACGTGGTGGCTTGGCATGGAAATTACGCTCCTTATAAATACGATCTGGCCGATTTTATGGTCATCAACTCTGTCGCTTACGATCACTGC GATCCTTCGATATTTACCGTGTTGACTTGTCCGTCTGTTCGCCCTGGTGTGGCCATTGCTGATTTCGTCATCTTCCCACCGAGGTGGGCGGTGACGGAGCGTACATTCCGGCCACCTTACTATCACC GTAATTGCATGAGCGAATTTATGGGTCTCATTCAAGGAAAATACGAGGCCAAGGAAGAAGGCTTCCAGCCCGGAGGGGCCACTTTGCATTCCATTATGACTCCTCACGGACCGGACGCCGCTTGCTTCGAAGGTGCCTCCAAGGCAGAGCTGAAACCTGCACGAGTAGCCGATGGTACCCAGTCGTTCATGTTTGAATCGTCGCTGATGTTGGCCGTCACCGAGTGGGCTGAAGAAACTTGCTCGAAACTGGACAAAGCCTATTACGAGTGCTGGCAACCGCTAAAGAAACACTTCCGGATCGCCGAACCCTAA
- the LOC124346936 gene encoding phosphoethanolamine N-methyltransferase-like, which produces MSNSDVRQAMLSYWEQYEPSIESMMLSQDANELDRMEKDEILSYLPPIKGRSILELGSGIGRFTEHLAENAKHLTTVDFMADYVEKNRQRHGHHAHVDFLRADVTELQFPAEKKFDVIFSNWLLMYLSDEEIKVLTRNMLSWLKDGGYLFIRESCFHPSGNIKLGSNPTFYRSPNEYFSLLQKEIGSCLSDDGDEDHHRSVFELSRANSVSAYVKAKGNPNQLCFLLKKMPYSAQEYESFQAFLDENQYSRKSILRYEKIFGPTYISTGGQETTIEFCKKLDLTPGQKVLDVGCGIGGSAFHMAREYGVEVRGVDLSTNMITLALENQAKQEEEVKKKVCFEITDITKAIFPDESFDVIYSRDTLLHIGDKETLFANFFKWLKPGGKVLISDYCRGDQEHSEHFLRYVAQRGYHLLTVPDYGTIFTKVGFASVEAKDVTDYFVDILHKETKFFSEQKEDFIKEFSAEDYNDILSGWQDKIKRCSEGDQAWGLFVAHK; this is translated from the exons ATGAGCAACA GTGATGTCCGACAGGCCATGTTGTCCTATTGGGAGCAATATGAGCCCAGCATCGAATCCATGATGCTCAGTCAGGATGCCAACGAGCTGGACCGCATGGAAAAGGACGAAATCCTGTCCTATTTGCCGCCCATCAAAGGACGTTCAATCCTGGAACTCGGCTCGGGCATCGG GAGGTTCACGGAACATTTGGCGGAGAACGCCAAACACCTGACGACGGTCGATTTCATGGCCGATTACGTGGAGAAGAATCGCCAGCGCCACGGCCACCACGCTCACGTGGACTTTCTGCGTGCCGATGTCACCGAGCTGCAGTTCCCGGCCGAGAAGAAATTCGACGTCATCTTCTCCAATTGGCTTCTCATGTACCTGAGCGACGAGGAAATCAAAGTCCTCACCCGCAACATGCTCTCCTGGCTCAAAGACGGCGGATACCTTTTCATCCGCGAATCGTGCTTCCATCCGTCCG GCAACATCAAGCTCGGTTCCAACCCGACATTCTACCGCTCGCCGAACGAATACTTTAGCCTCTTGCAAAAGGAAATAGGCAGTTGTTTGTCGGACGACGGCGACGAGGATCATCATCGAAGCGTCTTTGAGCTGTCCAGAGCCAATTCCGTCTCCGCTTACGTCAAG GCTAAAGGTAATCCCAACCAATTGTGCTTCTTGCTGAAGAAAATGCCTTACTCTGCTCAAGAATACGAGAGCTTCCAGGCCTTCCTGGATGAGAACCAATACTCGAGAAAAAGCATTCTGCGGTATGAGAAAATCTTTGGGCCCACTTACATCAGCACTGGAGGACAGGAGACCACTAtc GAATTCTGCAAAAAACTTGATTTAACACCAGGTCAGAAAGTCCTCGATGTGGGATGCGGCATCGGCGGTTCCGCTTTCCACATGGCTAGAGAGTACGGAGTTGAAGTCAGAGGTGTCGATCTTTCCACTAACATGATCACACTTGCTCTTGAAAACCAAGCCaagcaagaagaagaggttAAAAAGAAG gtCTGTTTTGAAATCACGGATATCACGAAAGCCATCTTCCCTGACGAGTCGTTTGACGTCATCTACAGCCGAGACACTCTGTTGCACATTGGCGACAAAGAAACGCTTTTTGCCAACTTTTTC AAATGGCTGAAACCTGGAGGCAAAGTTTTGATTTCCGACTATTGTCGTGGAGATCAAGAGCACTCTGAACACTTTTTGCGCTACGTCGCCCAGCGCGGTTATCATTTGTTGACCGTTCCCGACTACGGCACCATCTTTACCAAAGTCGGATTCGCTAGCGTTGAAGCCAAAGATGTCACTGATTACTTCGTCGATATTCTGCACAAGGAAACGAAATTTTTCTCCGAGCAAAAAGAGGATTTCATCAAGGAATTTTCGGCAGAAGATTACAACGATATCCTATCCGGATGGCAAGACAAGATTAAGCGCTGCAGTGAAGGTGACCAAGCTTGGGGTCTATTCGTTGCTCAcaagtaa